The Leptospira sp. WS60.C2 genome includes the window AAAGTGGAAACAAAGTTGTCATTGAGTCCTTTTTGGAAGGAGAAGAGGCTTCCTTGTTTGTCATTACGGATGGGGACAGATATATGTGTTTGCCTGCCGCTCAAGACCACAAACGAGCTTATGATGGAGACATAGGTCCTAACACTGGGGGAATGGGTGCGTATGCACCAGCACCGATTGTGACTGATACTGTTCTTTCAAAAGTGAAAAAACAAATCATCGAACCTATGTTAGATGATTTTCGGAGATCTGGTCATCCATACAAAGGCCTTTTGTATGTTGGACTGATGATCACAAAAGACGGAGATCCCAATGTAGTGGAATTCAATTGTCGTTTTGGTGACCCTGAAACACAATGTGTGTTAAGACTACTCGATGAAGACATTCTTCCTCTTTTTTATGCGGCCGCAACAGGGAATTTACCGGAACGAAATTTAAAATTGAAGTCTGGTTCTTCAGCCGTCGTAGTCCTTGCGGCAAAAGGTTATCCAGATGCGCCAGAAAAAGGAATGGTCTTAGAGATTCCAGCAAACGAAGGGAATGTGGTAGTCTACCATGCAGGAACCAAAAAGGACAATGCATCGTTAGTTGCTAGTGGAGGACGGATCCTTGGGATTACATCCTTTGGTAATACTTTAAAAGATGCGATCCAAGATTGTTATGCATTTCTTATGAAAGTAAAGGCACCAAATACGTATTATCGAAAAGACATTGGTAGGAGAGCACTGTAAGTGCCATTTAGTCTCTCGGGAAATTTTAAAACTTGCGAACGTTCAAAACTTCGCAATTTTGAAAAACACCTAGGGATTATTTTATCCGAAAACCAAACCCAACTCCAACAACACTTGATGATCCGTAGAGCCCTTCAAAATTTAAGTGGCTCTGTGAGTGTTCTTTCGGGACTCAGTCGTCAAGAGTTGTTATCCTTTATTTTTCTATTAACACAATTTGGAGACATCACTCGTTCAGAGACTCCTCCCGAATACTTACTATTAGAATCCATTCCTTATGTCATTGAATGGTCGAAGGGACATTACATGATTCCTCTGGAGATCCTGGAACATTTAGCACATGAACGCATCTTCAAAGACCAGGGTTATTTGTTTGCACTGATTCCAGCTCTCCCGATCAAAGAAAAAAAATCTTGGATCAGGTGGATTGGTGTGGATTTTGAAAAAGGTGGAGATAGAGATTTAAATTTCGAAATTTATTTCCAATGTCGAGTCTTACAAAAACCATTTTTAGGTAAGTCACTTGTCCAAGAATCAGAGATTCGTTTGGAACAAATTTGGCCACGTGGCAAAAACGAATACATCGATTGGTTTTATAAGGGTTTATCTACTTTTTATTACGCAATGGAAGAGATGAGCCGAAAAGAAAAGGATCCCTTTTTACTCCATGTGATCGAACTGATCAAATCAGGTAAGTTCATCCTCAAACGATTACCTGATAGTTATGGAAAAGAATCAAGTTATTCCCTTGTCGGAACAGTAGAAGGGAATACTCCTCAGCTCAGAGAAACGACATTCCAATGGGAAGTGGAACGTTTACGCAAAGATTCTTTGTTTTAATATACACTTCGGATTTACACATTATGGATAGATCATTAAAAGAATTAAAGAAACAAACAAGTGAAATGATAGAATCATTTCAAGCTTACTGGACAACACAGAATTTCCAAGAAGATTATGATCGCTTATTATCTCTTGTTGAAAAAGCAAATGATCCCAAGTTGTGGGACTCTCCCGAGCAAGCAAAAACCGTTACGCAAAAACGGAACGAATTACAAATGAAACTAGATCCATGGTTGGATCTAAAAAAAGAACTTTTGGATTTTCCAGATTTGATTGAGCTCACTTCTGAAGAGATGGGAGAGGGCGGATTAAAATCGTTAAATGATGATTTTGATCGTATGTTTGGAGCATTCGAAAACTTGCAAATGTTAGATGCTCTTTCTGGTAAAGATGATGGAAAGGCTGCTTTTATTAACATTCACCCTGGTGCTGGGGGAACAGAATCACAAGACTGGGCCGATATGTTGCTTCGTATGTACACCCGGTTTTGTGAACAAAAAGGCTACCGCGCTGAACTTGTGGACTATCAACCCGGGGAAACGGCTGGGATTAAAAACGCCACACTTTACA containing:
- the purD gene encoding phosphoribosylamine--glycine ligase, whose translation is MEHKYKVLLIGSGGREHALADVISKSISLESLKVFPGNGGFASELLLGADEISISDKTKFLEYLNVSKTNLVVVGPEDPLVNGIADWCAEVGIPCFGPSAYCAQVEGSKHFAKEMMKRAKVPTASFAVFTDHESAWSYAQKEMLPLVVKADGLAAGKGVTVAFELKEVKRALDEIFLESKFGQSGNKVVIESFLEGEEASLFVITDGDRYMCLPAAQDHKRAYDGDIGPNTGGMGAYAPAPIVTDTVLSKVKKQIIEPMLDDFRRSGHPYKGLLYVGLMITKDGDPNVVEFNCRFGDPETQCVLRLLDEDILPLFYAAATGNLPERNLKLKSGSSAVVVLAAKGYPDAPEKGMVLEIPANEGNVVVYHAGTKKDNASLVASGGRILGITSFGNTLKDAIQDCYAFLMKVKAPNTYYRKDIGRRAL